The window tggggatgaggggaTAACTTACTCCGTCAGCGCGCATGGCCCGCCTGCCGGGCCTGAGATCTGAAGCTTCTAGCCGCGGAAGGAGGAGGCGTCCCTCTCGCCCACTGACATTTGCCCGCCTTGCCGAGTGTCCGGCCCTGGCAGCGCCTCTGAGCCCGGGGAACCCTTCGCCCATTGTGGGCGCCCTGGTCGGGTCAGGAAACGCcgctttctctctctttgctttAACCGCGGAATAGGCGATAAAGCGACAGGGGCTTGGATCTGGTTCAGGAAGACCTAGAAGGTAGTCCGGGAAATTGGCCTGAAAGTTCTAAAAGAAGCACGCTGAACTGAGCACCCAGCGCCAGGACGCAGCGGGTCGCGGCCGTGAACGCCGAGCGTTCGCTCGCTCTCGCCAGGCCCTTCGCGTTTACCCACTAGAGCAGGGGGCTCAGGTGCGCAAACTCGGCGGGGACAGAACACGGGGCTAGGAGCTGGGGTTCGCGGGCGAGGCGGGAGGGGGCGCCCGCCTTCCCCTCGCGCCCCCTACAGGGCTCCTCGAGTGTGTTCCGGGGGTCTCCCTAGTCCGCTGGGGCCCCTCCGGGCAGGGCCGGCGCAGCCTACTCTCCGGGAGAAGCTCCGTCCAGTCCACCCCTGGCGCCGCTGCCTCGGAGCCCCTGCCCAGGACCCCCAGGCCTGAAACTCGGCCTCGGGTGACAGCGGCCTTGCCTCTGTGGCCCGGACCTGCAGTTTCTGACGTCGCTACGTTtcctgaagcaaaaaaaaaaaaaaaaaaaaaagtctctaagCCTTGGTTTCCGCGATTTGGATAATTGTGTTCCGACCACATAAGACGGTTCCCTGGGCTCAGTCCTTGGCAGAACTGGCGATCCTGAAACGctcaagaaataaatgctggcCATCACTATTAGTCATGGCAATACGTGTTTTTTCCACGAGACTGTAAGGTACTGGGAGACAGGCACTCCCAATAGCTGGCAAGGTACCCGGCATGGTAAGCGGTCAGCAGGACTGGCTGGCTGAGACACTCAAGCTCATGGAGAAGGCCGGGGAAGGAGAGGTAAGGCGAGGGGCCGCCAAAGGAGCGGAAACGCCAGAGTCTGTGAGTGAAGACTGGAGAGGTGAGATGAAGATGTGGCTGGGGGCTGCCAGGGCAGCACAGGGCAGACGACCCGAAGGCCATCTACTCTCTGCACGGACCCTGGGCCCCAGGCGCAGTCCCCGAAAAATTTTCCAGAGGGTTTTTTCCTTCCAGTCAGAGTGTGTCTACTATGTCCTCTCCTCGAGTCTTTGCAAGGGAGACGCAAATGTGTGGGATTCAAGAACATTGATCCCTGCTGCCTACAGACcagaggggctgggaggggctggcCACACCAGGAGTCCCTCGAGGCCTCGttaagggctgggggtgggggtgggggatggaacCAGGTCgaggacacgagtgaagcgaaaAGATTGAGCGAGAGTTGGGCCCCAGAAGATGCAACGGCCAGGCTGCTCCTGAAAAGATGGAGATGAGCAGTTCCCAGAAACCAAACCCTCTCCCGAGGTCTGTGACGAATTCCCCAAAGACCTGAAATTGCAGGACCCTAGAGGTAATACCTTGGGAACAAAAACACGAAAGAACGCCTCTCGGACCAATGGCCCGGAAATCCGTGTCCCTGGGACCCTCGACGGCAAAGTGGGGACAGAGGGCAGTCTAGCAGCAGCGTGTGTGACCCCGAGCGAAGTAGGTGAATGAGAATGTGACTGTCCTGGCTGCGCACGAACGGCCCTCGGGCGCCCACCCTCTGCCGGCAGGGGGCATCCTCTCCCCCAGGGCACCCCTCGGAGTTGGCTTTCTGTGTAATGGAGGACGCCCAGTGGTCCCGCAGACACTATGCGCCGAGCCAGGCGACGCCCTGGACTCCTGACCCAGGCCAGCGGTGGGGCAGGAACTGAAAGCTAGGCGCAGCAGACCTGTTCAAAGAGCCGCTCGCTGTCTTCCGGAGATCGGCAGCTGTTCAACCGAGGCTTACAGTAAATACCCTGCGGTTTACACTATGGCAACAGAGAAAGGAGGTGTACTTAACTTGAAGGAAGTCGTTTCTACCCTGGAGCCTCAGTGTTCCTGTGTACAATGGGAACGATGATTACGTCCTTGTCTGCAAGGGCTGTCACAAGGCTCCCAAGGAAGGAGACGGTGAGACTCTGTGACCAGATAAAGTGCCATGGGGACACCCTGGTGGGCCTGGAATCCAAAGCAGGAAGGTCTCAGCGATGATGTGGAACATACAAGACCAGAGCGGAGACACTGagccccctccttcccccatccGTCTCTagaaaactgaaagcagaaaacGGGAAGGAGGGTGCCTTGAGGTGGAGGACGAATTTTGGCGGCAAGAAGACATGTCTAATTACCCCAAAACTCGGTCTGAGCCCCGCTAAACTCCTCTCCAATCATTATGGAGAGAGGCATGCCCCTAACTCTGAATTGCTGAAGAGAGTATCAATTCTCTACAGTACTGCCTCCCTGACTTTAGGCCAAAGGGAGGAAATCATTTGGATATTGTGATGCAGCGATCAGATAATTTAGGTAAACCCAGATTTGTGCCTGGATTATCAGAATTAACATCTCAGGTCTTTACTTGATTCTCCAAATGCAGTTTTAAATTCTgcgtcactctctctctctctttgctcaTTGCCTCTGGTCTTTTCTCCCACACACACAAGTCCCTTGTTTTCCAGTTAAAGGGGAACTGGGGTCATATTTCCTTCCAGGAAGATGCCATTTTCCAGATCTCAGCTGACCTAGACTTCATGCCATTAATGCAGGTTCTCACGGTTAATAAAATTCAACACACTTGCCACCATGAAAAAGTCTGGTGGGACCAAAGGAACAGAGAGAGTCAAGACTATGGAAATTGgatattttatgtttcattttcaaTAGGAAAACAAGTTTCTGCCTTAGGTCAAAACAGCTATCACTGTGACGACAGAAAGATTCGTCATGTGGTGTGAAGACACCAAAAAGCAGGCTTCATTACTTATCAAGAGGTTAAGTTTGTGACTGGACCCCCCAAAGCAGCAAGCTGCGCCCCAGTGGTGAGCCCCACCTCCTAAGGCTTTCTAAACCTGCTCACCCTTCTCCATCTAGGGGTCTTTTGTAACCAAAAGGACGGCTGGGAATTAAATCCAGGCAGATTTGAAGGCGGATTACCTTCCTCACTATTCCGCGGAGAGTGAGCTCTGTGGATGCTGGAGTTTTAATTACACACTTGCTTTTTCTGAGGAAGAAAACCaaagatattttttcaaagtatCAACTTGTTTTCCATTAGGCAGTTGTTGTAACAAGTTCTTTCAGCGACCTGTTATGTCTTTAGGACGGGGTGCTTCAGATGGCACGCACTAGCACAATTTTGTGGCTTTTAATtactattttgttcttttgggGGGTTTCAGAGGCTGGCGCCTCGGCGTCATTAGACTGTCTACTGGGTCCACCGTAATCACGAACACCTCCACCAGGTGGCGCCACAAGGCAGGAACTGGGGAGTCCAGTACCGGCGAGTGTCCCTCAACACCTGGCCATGGTTTCCAACCACGAGGAAACAGATACAGAAGTGGCTaccagatttaaaagaaaaataaattgcagCGATAGGGTCAAATAGGATCCTGAgatgaaaataacttttaaaagtctTAAGTACATGAGATAAAACTTTTCTATTTGCTTCTGTAAGTTTACTAAGATTTGTAATATCAAGACAACACTCTCACCAAAGTATTATCCCATTTCTTTTTTCGtaaaaatatggaatttagagtTAGAATGAACTTGAAAGGCCATGTGATCAGTCTGGTCTAGCTTTCCAACCTAGAGAGGAAATCACCGGGATCATGTTTTGGTTGTCAATTAGCCATCAAATACACGTAATTCCCTGTGTCAGAAAAGTATACAGGGAAAATGGTTTCAAATATATCATTAGCAATAATATCTTTGAATTTATATAGCTCTTCTCtcaaggaacaaagaaaatagtttaaatattACCGTATTAATTGTTTTAATATCCCTCTGGGTTGGTTAGGAAGCAGGTATTATGGTTAATTTAAATCAGTTGGCTATGTCAAGTGTCTAGGGGCTGACAACCGTAAATGTCAGACCCTTCGAGGAAAAGCGGAGCTGGAACTGGCCGCGGTCTCGGGATCGCTTTATTTCGATTAATATCTGAATGCTGACCTCGGACGTGAAAGTAGGAATCACTGGCATTGATCGACACTTGTACACAAAATGGGATGGAAGACCCCATTTCTTCTTCCTCAGAGGCGAAATGATCGTCTCCGTCTTCACGCCTTCTGTTCTCCTGCCATCGGCCACCTTGACTCCCCACCGTCCCCCGCCTTCCAGCCTCTCGTCTCACATTAGGCAGCAGCCTGTCTGCACCCAGGACCGCAGCAGCCGCAGCGCCCGCCCTATgacaccgcccccccacccccaccccggtccGGCGTTCCAGGGCGCCAGAAGCCGTGTGGCCGGGAGCCTCGGATTGGCCGTTGCTAGGTGACGTCGCCTGAGCTCACGTGATGAGTGTTAAATGCCCACCCTGCAGGAGCCCGCCCCACAGACAATCGTAAAGCCGCTCGGGGCTGCTCACCTGCTCCCACCTCCTCCTGGAGCCCAGGCCAGGCCCCGCCACCCCTGCCCCCTCCGCTTTCCGCCCCCCGCCCGAGCCCGCGCTGGGCAAGGAGCCGAGCAGCCCGAGAGGCGGAGAGAGGATGCGGCCGGCGGCAGCTGTCCCGAGCAGTGCACGGTGATCGCCTCCCCCGGAGGAGGAGTTGCCTAGACCGTTGCTACATTTCTTGttttcctcccccctccccctctgtAATTACATTGGCTGCTGGAGGGGACAGAGAGAGACGGAGGAGGCGCCTCGCTACCCCCCTCGCGCCCGCCACCCCTGCTCTTTGCCGTCCCGGGCCAGGATGACTGGAGTCTTTGACAGTCTGGTGGCTGATATGCACTCGACCCAGATCACGGCCTCCAGCACGTACCACCAGCACCAGCAGCCCCCGAGCGGCGGCGGCGCTGGCCCCGGCGGCAGCAACGGCAGCAGCCTCCACAAGCCTCAGGAGTCGCCCACTCTCCCGGTGTCCACAGCTACCGACAGCAGCTACTACACCAACCAACAACAcccggcgggcggcggcggcggcggcggcagcggctcgCCCTACGCGCACATGGGTTCCTATCAGTACCACGCCAGCGGCCTCAACAACGTCCCGTATTCAGCCAAGAGCGGCTACGATCTGGGCTACACCGCCGCCTACACCTCTTACGCGCCCTACGGGACCAGTTCGTCCCCGGCCAACAACGAACCTGGTATGCTTAAAGTTGGCATCACGGGTGCCAAATCGGTCTAGttactggggggtgggggcggataAAAAAGTTTGGGGCGGGATCTATCTGGAGCCCTGGCCTTTCACATTGCTTGCTCCCTGCTCGCCTCGCGCCCTTTACCCTCCTAAATCTTCAATCGGCCGAGGGTCACCGGATACGTCCCTCAGGAGGTGGGACCTCAGGTGGTGTCACCAGGCGGCCTCGTCAGCCGAGGTGCATGCCTCACGGTAGCCTCATTTCCCTACCACCTGCTGCTCCTCTCTCCAAGGTTTGCGCCGGTCTTCCCCTTCTCAGGAAGGGCCAGCTCCCGGGTTCGTTGGCGGCATGGGTCGGAGCGTTGCAAAGTTGCGCCAGAGCGCAAAGCAGCGTCTCCAATAGCCCGCCTCCCGGCTTAGGCAAAGTTCCACTTTACCCTCCCTCCGGGCGGGCACTCGTGGGCTCCCACGGTTGCATGTTTCTCACGATTCCATTTCATTGCAGAGAAGGAAGACCTCGAGCCTGAAATCCGGATAGTAAACGGGAAGCCAAAGAAAGTCCGGAAACCTCGAACCATCTACTCCAGTTTCCAGCTGGCGGCTCTTCAGCGGCGTTTCCAAAAGACTCAATACCTGGCACTTCCCGAGCGAGCTGAGCTGGCGGCGTCTCTGGGCCTCACCCAGACTCAGGTGAGGGTTCACGGCCTGGGAGGCATGAGGAGGGCACTGGCCTGGGATGGCCGGGAAGCAGGCAGGTTGAGGACTATGTTTTTCTTAAGTAATTTTAAGAATTTCGAGGCCGCGCCTTGGACCTTTTACGCCCGAAGCTGACATCCCCCAGGTGATGTGATGGAAGGGAAGTGCCAGTGTGGGCAGAAATCCCGTGCCAAGTTGTCCTTCTGCGCACTGCTGACTAAACGGGTACAACAGTTGGCCCTCTTGACCCCCTCCGCGGTCACCATCAGTCTCGGTGCACACACATCGGCTGTCTcggtttgttgttattgttgttttgagAATACCGCTCCTAGGAACAGACACAGCCTCCAAGGCTGCAGCACGTGATCCGGTTACCTGCCCAGGCTGACAatccaccccactcccaccccgcgCCCCTTAGCGGCGGTCTTCCTAAATTTCTTCCCTTCCCCTATCCCAGGCCGAGTTTCCTCCACTAATGCTCAGGTCCCTTTTCCACAAAGGTCAAAATCTGGTTCCAGAACCGCCGATCCAAGTTCAAGAAGATGTGGAAAAGCGGTGAGATCCCTTCGGAGCAGCACCCGGGGGCCAGCGCTTCGCCACCTTGTGCTTCGCCGCCGGCCTCGGCGCCGGCCTCCTGGGACTTCGGCGCGCCGCAGCGGatggggggcggcggcggcggcccgggcAGCGGCGGCAGCGGGGCGGGCAGCTCCGGGTCCAGCCCAAGCAGCGCGGCCTCGGCGTTCCTGGGCAACTACCCGTGGTACCACCAAGCCTCCGGCTCCGCTTCGCACCTGCAGGCCGCCGCGCCGCTGCTGCACCCGACGCAAACCCCGCagccacaccaccaccaccatcaccaccacggTGGCGGCGGGGGCGCCCCGGTGAGCGCCGGAACGATCTTCTAACCCCCGGAGACCGCGCCAGAGACTGAGAGTGCAGAGACCAGTTATCCTCACTCCTCGTCCCCAGAGCCAGAGGGTCCTTCCGTCCGGCCCGAGGATGCCACCCGCCACTCGCGGAGGTGGCGGCCCGAGATGGCCTGCCCCCAGGCCCTGCTACCCTCGGGGACTGGAAGGCGTGTTCtcgccctcctggctcctctcgGAGAAACCCGGCATCCGCGGGAGAAACCCTGCCACGGCGGCCTTGCCGACCCGAGCCCCGCCTCAGACTAGCTTCCCCTCCCCTCCGCGCCCGGCGAGGCAGCCCGGCGCCGTTTTCGCCGCGGGCCGCGAGCTGAGTCCCGGAGAGGGAGGCCTCCCCCGCCCGAGAGGCTGCCCGGGCCCTCTGAGGCTCCTTTCTCCTCGCCCGCCCCCAGGCTCAGCTCCTGTCCTCTGGGGTTATTGACCTCCCgggtcctgcctgcctgcccaacgccccccccccacacacacacacacacgccccctTGACCCCGACGGCCCGCCGCTTTTTTTTCTGCCCGGCTGTTGCCAACACTTGGAGCCCGCGTCCCTCCCCCGACTTAGCTCTCCTCCCAGGAacgctcccctccctcccttagCTCTCTCCTCATCCTTCACCAGtggagtttttttatttttatttttttaaaagtttaggtGCCTTTGCGGATGACCTCATTTTGATGTTGGGGAAAAACGATTTTTTAATATGTggacactgcaaaaaaaaaaatgtgtttaacttatcttttttaaaacctattcagGAGTATTAGCCTGGACTTGGACATAGCGTTTGTAAATAAACGTGTCTGTGCAGATTTTCCCACTGATTTATTTGTATAAACATACTCATCTTTTCAGACATTTTTTTGTAAACCCCCACTTGTGAAAACTGCGGTTTAGCAGTGACCTCAGCACCCCTccgttttctttttcccttggaaGATTTTCTCAGTTTAAGCTACTGATTTGGATTTATCTTATCCTAAAGTCTTTGTTCTTGAAATGAAAGGTATTTTGGGGTTATTTATTATGAAAACAACATGCTCTTAATGTTGATTTTACAATATGAagagattatttaaataaattattgttttCATTGGATGTGTGCACTTTTTCCCTGGTGTCACAACCTGGAAGCTCGAGCTGCTGCCCAGGGGGGAACTGGGTCGGTCAAGAGTGATAGGCTGCGAGTTGCGGTGAGGTGCGGCGAGGCGAGGACAGGCGCACTCAGCGCAGGGCCGCCGCGAGGGTTCCTGCTCTGCCCGCATGCGAGTCCCGGCTCGAGGTTCGCCAGCTCTCGGCGCGGTGAGTCACTCAGCGCCGGGTGGCTCCAGCCTCCACCCGCCCGGCCCCTCCGGCGCCGGCGCCAGCGCCACAGCCCCGCGTCTGGGCGGTCTCAGCCGCCCCCGCGCCCGCGGTGCTGGCCGGGCAGTACACTCAGGCCGCCGCCCCGGGGAACCTGCCGAAGCCGGGTCAGACCCCTGCTTCGGACCCTCCCCTCCGTTTGCCCTGCAGCTCTTCTGGGGCTGACTGAGTGGAGAACTCAGTGAGTCACCCAGGCTCTCAGGAGACTGGGAATGCGGGGCCACCACGGGCACACAGGGCTGCGCTAGCACACACGCAGCACACGCACACACTGTGACTCTCACAAGCACATCCATACTATCACATACGAATCACACTGACACAAATTCATGCACTTTCCCGTGGAGACCGGTGCAAATTGCTGTGGCATCGGCACCATTCACAGATGCTCCACCTCACCATCTCCGAGGGGAAAGGTCCAAAGGTGATTCATCTCTGCTTTCCACCTTGGGTCCCACACAGCTAGTGTCCAGCTTTGGAAGTGACCCTAATTTCTGGCATTTCCTTCAAAGGCCCGGGGTAGGTGTGTAATGCAGACCTAAAAGTCTGCAGAActaaaagtttgttttgtttttccttgaaaGCACTAAGGCCTATACTTGGAAACTTCTTGACTTCAATCACTGGGTGACTTTAGGCTACCCACTTAAACTTTTTGTGCTTTTTGCAGACCGATAAGATGGAACAGATAATAATAGCTATGTCAGAGTTGTGAGCATTTAACCAGGCAATGA of the Bubalus kerabau isolate K-KA32 ecotype Philippines breed swamp buffalo chromosome 3, PCC_UOA_SB_1v2, whole genome shotgun sequence genome contains:
- the DLX2 gene encoding homeobox protein DLX-2, giving the protein MTGVFDSLVADMHSTQITASSTYHQHQQPPSGGGAGPGGSNGSSLHKPQESPTLPVSTATDSSYYTNQQHPAGGGGGGGSGSPYAHMGSYQYHASGLNNVPYSAKSGYDLGYTAAYTSYAPYGTSSSPANNEPEKEDLEPEIRIVNGKPKKVRKPRTIYSSFQLAALQRRFQKTQYLALPERAELAASLGLTQTQVKIWFQNRRSKFKKMWKSGEIPSEQHPGASASPPCASPPASAPASWDFGAPQRMGGGGGGPGSGGSGAGSSGSSPSSAASAFLGNYPWYHQASGSASHLQAAAPLLHPTQTPQPHHHHHHHHGGGGGAPVSAGTIF